A portion of the Sphingobacterium spiritivorum genome contains these proteins:
- a CDS encoding GNAT family N-acetyltransferase — translation MTPVWFYKTFDALSVNQLYQILKLRNEVFVVEQNCPYLDCDNKDQKCDHLWAMINNDIAAYARIVPAGVSFKEVSIGRVLSNPAYRKQKIGRELMRRAVDTIMDQYGAVDIRIGAQLYLKAFYESFGFKQASEEYLEDGIPHIDMLRKPQ, via the coding sequence ATGACACCAGTCTGGTTTTATAAAACATTTGATGCGCTGTCCGTTAATCAGCTCTATCAGATACTAAAGCTTCGCAATGAAGTTTTTGTCGTTGAGCAAAACTGCCCGTATCTGGATTGTGATAACAAAGATCAAAAATGTGATCACCTGTGGGCTATGATCAACAATGATATCGCAGCCTACGCCAGAATAGTACCTGCAGGCGTGTCTTTTAAAGAAGTATCCATCGGCAGAGTATTGTCTAATCCGGCATACAGGAAACAGAAAATTGGCAGAGAGCTGATGCGAAGAGCAGTAGATACGATCATGGATCAATACGGAGCAGTAGATATACGTATAGGTGCGCAGCTTTATCTTAAAGCATTCTATGAGAGCTTCGGTTTTAAGCAAGCATCAGAAGAGTACCTGGAAGATGGTATTCCCCACATCGATATGTTACGGAAACCCCAATAA
- a CDS encoding GatB/YqeY domain-containing protein, giving the protein MALEEKINQDIKAAMIAKDNAKLRGLRAIKAAILLAKTEKGGSEELSEDTEIKVLQKLVKQRKESAEIYKTQNREDLYQIEVEEQNVIEEYLPKQLDRTEVESIIKQIIQETGASSVKDMGKVMGAANQKLAGQADGRTISEVVKSLLS; this is encoded by the coding sequence ATGGCATTAGAAGAAAAAATAAATCAGGATATCAAAGCTGCTATGATTGCGAAAGACAATGCAAAACTTCGTGGACTTAGAGCAATAAAAGCTGCTATTCTACTCGCCAAAACTGAAAAAGGCGGTAGTGAGGAATTATCTGAAGACACAGAAATCAAAGTGCTTCAGAAACTCGTAAAACAGCGCAAAGAGTCAGCAGAAATATATAAAACACAAAATCGTGAAGATCTTTATCAGATAGAAGTAGAAGAACAAAACGTCATCGAAGAATATCTGCCGAAACAACTGGATCGCACTGAAGTAGAATCCATCATCAAACAAATCATTCAGGAAACCGGAGCTTCATCTGTCAAAGATATGGGCAAAGTAATGGGTGCAGCCAATCAGAAGCTTGCAGGTCAGGCAGACGGAAGAACCATTTCCGAAGTTGTAAAAAGTTTACTTTCCTAA
- a CDS encoding SDR family oxidoreductase, producing MEKIAFITGASSGIGAACAEVLAKEGYNLLLCARRIDRLEELKQNISAQYPDCSIYIFKLDVRNAEEVQLSIHNLPEEWKNIDVLINNAGLSQGLDPIQNGDIGDWDRMIDTNIKGLLYVTRTVVPFMESRKKGHIVNLGSIAGKEVYPNGNVYCATKHAVDALNKAMRIDLLAKGIKVTGINPGMVETEFSEVRFHGDTDRAAAVYKDITPLSGKDIAETIAFVLSRPAHVNINDLLIMPAAQATGTIVHRGEE from the coding sequence ATGGAAAAAATCGCTTTTATTACAGGGGCCAGTTCCGGAATCGGTGCTGCCTGTGCTGAAGTATTAGCAAAAGAAGGCTATAACCTGCTGCTATGCGCTAGAAGAATAGACAGATTGGAGGAATTAAAACAGAATATTTCCGCTCAATATCCAGACTGCAGCATCTATATTTTCAAATTAGATGTCCGAAATGCTGAAGAAGTGCAGTTATCTATTCATAATCTGCCGGAAGAATGGAAAAATATTGATGTCCTGATCAACAATGCAGGACTCAGTCAGGGGTTGGATCCGATCCAGAATGGAGATATAGGTGATTGGGACCGGATGATCGATACAAATATAAAAGGATTGCTCTATGTGACACGTACAGTCGTACCTTTCATGGAATCCCGTAAAAAAGGCCATATTGTCAATCTAGGTTCTATTGCAGGCAAAGAGGTCTATCCAAATGGAAATGTATATTGTGCAACCAAGCATGCAGTAGATGCCCTAAATAAAGCTATGCGAATAGATTTGTTAGCTAAAGGCATTAAAGTGACCGGAATAAATCCTGGAATGGTAGAGACAGAATTCTCCGAAGTAAGATTTCACGGAGATACAGATCGGGCTGCTGCTGTCTACAAAGATATCACCCCGCTTTCCGGAAAAGATATAGCAGAAACCATCGCTTTTGTACTTTCACGCCCGGCACATGTCAATATCAATGATCTGCTGATCATGCCTGCCGCACAGGCAACAGGTACTATCGTACACAGAGGAGAAGAATAA
- a CDS encoding PorT, with protein sequence MIKKLSFLIGLVTLPFLVSAQSISLPFSSRYDENATLLFGIQYSYVNSRYVMGLKKDWSGYPLDYPEGNINEIKDLRSIKSGVGHGMGVGIPMHLRITDNLYTTLSPTFVFINNSSIIYTGTNDDGSTQKTLTRRTRHTTRSEGGTNFNSFEFPLSLKFRSDEKILKNKFNRYRGYMIAGVKWTKWSQLNDDYDALMASNQQSPDPIIIKPDYLSWEAGIGADIFFTHFKVSPEIKFSQSFGNVLDLNHPLSVNNKFMRPLDKTLIRNVYFSLIFQ encoded by the coding sequence ATGATAAAAAAACTCAGTTTTCTAATTGGTCTGGTTACTTTGCCCTTTTTAGTAAGTGCGCAATCTATCTCATTGCCTTTTTCATCCCGATATGACGAGAATGCTACACTCCTCTTTGGTATACAGTATTCCTATGTCAATTCCCGGTATGTCATGGGATTAAAGAAAGATTGGTCCGGCTACCCGTTAGATTATCCTGAGGGAAATATCAACGAAATAAAAGATCTGAGATCTATCAAATCAGGTGTAGGTCATGGAATGGGTGTAGGCATTCCGATGCATCTGCGAATCACAGATAATCTTTATACTACCTTAAGTCCGACATTTGTATTCATAAACAATTCCAGTATCATTTATACCGGAACAAATGACGATGGGAGTACACAAAAAACACTGACCCGAAGAACCAGACACACTACGCGATCAGAAGGAGGAACAAATTTCAATTCATTTGAATTCCCGTTAAGTCTCAAATTCCGTTCAGATGAGAAAATTCTGAAAAACAAGTTCAACCGATACAGAGGATATATGATTGCGGGAGTAAAATGGACAAAATGGAGTCAGCTAAATGATGATTATGATGCGCTGATGGCCAGTAACCAACAATCTCCTGATCCCATTATCATCAAACCGGATTATCTTTCGTGGGAAGCAGGCATAGGAGCAGATATTTTCTTTACCCACTTTAAAGTGTCTCCTGAAATTAAATTTTCTCAAAGTTTTGGTAATGTACTTGACCTGAACCATCCTCTGTCAGTTAACAACAAATTTATGCGACCGCTGGACAAAACATTGATCCGCAACGTATACTTTAGTTTGATCTTTCAATAA
- the ubiE gene encoding bifunctional demethylmenaquinone methyltransferase/2-methoxy-6-polyprenyl-1,4-benzoquinol methylase UbiE → MTNESSTLKPYKNAEGDKKTQVADMFNNISKTYDFLNHFMSLGIDIIWRKKAIRSLRSIHPQLMLDVATGTGDFALESIKILNPKKIIGVDISEGMLQVAQEKITNKGLQQQFEVQLGDSEKLMFEDHTFDAVTVAFGVRNFENLEQGLADICRVLKPGGKAVILEFSNPKSFPIKQLYNFYFHNVTPFIGKLFSKDSSAYSYLPESVAKFPDGNRFAAIMKEVGFSETIIRPQTFGVCTIYVSTK, encoded by the coding sequence ATGACAAATGAATCATCCACTTTAAAGCCATATAAAAACGCAGAAGGCGACAAAAAAACACAAGTTGCAGATATGTTCAACAATATATCCAAGACTTACGATTTTCTGAACCATTTTATGTCCTTAGGTATTGATATTATCTGGCGTAAAAAAGCAATCCGCTCTCTCAGATCGATTCACCCCCAACTTATGCTGGATGTAGCAACCGGAACAGGAGATTTTGCATTGGAATCCATTAAGATTCTAAATCCTAAAAAAATCATAGGTGTAGATATTTCGGAAGGAATGCTACAGGTAGCACAGGAAAAGATTACAAACAAAGGTCTGCAGCAGCAATTTGAAGTTCAACTTGGAGATTCAGAAAAACTGATGTTTGAAGACCATACTTTTGATGCAGTAACTGTAGCTTTCGGTGTACGCAACTTTGAAAATCTGGAACAAGGGCTTGCAGATATTTGTCGGGTACTCAAACCGGGAGGAAAGGCGGTTATTCTTGAATTTTCAAATCCTAAATCCTTCCCGATCAAACAGCTGTACAATTTTTACTTCCATAATGTCACACCATTTATAGGCAAATTGTTTTCGAAAGATAGCAGTGCATATTCTTATCTTCCGGAATCAGTGGCTAAGTTTCCCGATGGAAACCGATTTGCCGCTATTATGAAAGAAGTCGGATTTTCCGAAACAATCATACGTCCTCAGACATTTGGTGTATGTACCATTTATGTTTCTACAAAATGA
- the dnaB gene encoding replicative DNA helicase: MSNENEFSGNKFDSNKRANYGERRTRLNNLVSGLGKLPPQAIDLEEAVLGALMLEKNALSEIIDILKAESFYKEAHQKIFEAIFNLFQKTSPIDILTVITELRKMGALEMVGGAYYITSLTDRVVSAANIEYHARIISQKYIQRELIKVSTEIINSSYDETADIFDLLDHAEKSLFDIAQNNLRRDSRKMDDIMREAISSLELLRDKTDGLTGVPSGLTALDRMTSGWQPSDLVIIAARPAMGKTAFVLSVARNAAVDHNKPVAVFSLEMSSVQLVNRLIAGETEIEQEKLKKGNLADHEWQQLHSRIGRLTEAPLIIDDTPALNVFEFRAKCRRLKAQHDIQMVIVDYLQLMHGKSEGKGGGNREQEIGSISRALKSVAKELNIPVLALSQLSRAVESRPGNSKRPMLSDLRESGSIEQDADMVLFLYRPEYYGLTEDEEGRPTAGVGEVIIAKHRNGETGIVPLRFVGKFVKFVDLEDEFSGMGDAGGFGAEPTTFSSSAMNPSTSFEGFGGGGITMPSRMNDMPDDAPF, translated from the coding sequence ATGAGCAACGAAAACGAATTTTCAGGCAATAAATTTGACAGCAATAAGCGGGCAAATTACGGAGAGCGCCGGACACGTCTCAATAATCTGGTCAGTGGGTTGGGCAAATTGCCTCCACAGGCAATTGATTTGGAAGAGGCTGTTTTGGGTGCTTTGATGCTGGAGAAGAATGCGTTGAGTGAGATTATTGACATCCTGAAAGCCGAATCGTTCTACAAGGAGGCCCATCAGAAGATTTTTGAAGCTATTTTCAACCTGTTTCAGAAAACTTCGCCCATTGATATTTTAACAGTGATCACCGAATTACGTAAGATGGGAGCATTGGAAATGGTCGGAGGAGCATATTACATTACTTCTCTTACTGACCGTGTAGTATCTGCCGCCAATATTGAGTATCACGCCCGAATTATATCTCAAAAGTATATTCAAAGAGAGCTTATTAAAGTTTCGACAGAAATTATCAATAGTTCTTATGATGAGACGGCTGATATTTTTGATCTTCTGGATCATGCGGAGAAAAGTTTGTTTGATATTGCCCAAAACAATTTAAGAAGAGATTCCCGTAAAATGGATGACATTATGCGTGAGGCTATTTCTTCTTTAGAATTGTTGAGGGATAAAACTGATGGTCTGACAGGGGTTCCTTCCGGTCTGACCGCTTTAGATCGCATGACTTCTGGCTGGCAGCCTTCGGATCTGGTTATTATTGCGGCACGTCCTGCGATGGGTAAGACGGCTTTCGTACTGTCTGTAGCGCGTAATGCTGCTGTGGATCATAATAAGCCGGTAGCGGTATTCTCGCTGGAGATGTCTTCGGTTCAGTTAGTGAATCGTCTTATTGCCGGTGAAACTGAAATTGAACAGGAAAAACTTAAAAAGGGTAACCTTGCGGATCATGAGTGGCAACAGTTACATTCCCGAATCGGGCGCCTGACGGAGGCTCCACTTATTATCGATGATACACCTGCTCTTAACGTATTTGAGTTCCGTGCCAAATGCCGTCGTCTGAAAGCGCAACACGATATTCAGATGGTTATTGTCGATTATCTGCAGCTGATGCACGGTAAATCTGAAGGCAAGGGTGGAGGTAACCGTGAGCAGGAAATTGGTAGTATCTCACGGGCATTGAAGTCTGTTGCTAAGGAATTGAATATACCGGTATTGGCTCTTTCACAGTTGAGCCGTGCTGTAGAATCCCGTCCGGGAAACAGTAAACGTCCAATGCTTTCCGATTTGCGTGAATCGGGATCTATTGAGCAGGATGCGGATATGGTACTCTTCCTGTATCGTCCGGAATACTATGGTCTTACCGAAGATGAGGAAGGACGTCCTACAGCTGGTGTCGGGGAGGTTATCATTGCAAAACACCGTAATGGTGAAACGGGTATTGTTCCTTTACGTTTCGTTGGTAAATTCGTGAAGTTTGTCGATCTGGAAGACGAATTTTCAGGTATGGGAGATGCCGGTGGTTTCGGTGCGGAGCCGACAACATTTTCTTCATCAGCGATGAATCCTTCCACTTCATTTGAAGGATTTGGGGGAGGAGGTATCACGATGCCTTCGCGTATGAATGATATGCCGGACGATGCTCCTTTTTAA
- a CDS encoding SRPBCC family protein codes for MTTLTYSIEINATPEKIWQTLWDEESYKVWTHVFSQGSYYKISDFKEGNTIHFLTPRGDGMYSLINKLDYPDYISFQHLGEIVNFEEVPNHDPEWGELYEIYELHPEGKKTILVVKVDTLTEYKESMNKTFPLALQKAKEIAEQP; via the coding sequence ATGACGACACTAACCTACAGCATTGAAATCAATGCAACACCCGAAAAAATCTGGCAAACGCTTTGGGATGAAGAAAGCTACAAAGTCTGGACACATGTATTCAGCCAGGGAAGTTATTATAAGATTTCAGATTTTAAAGAAGGAAATACGATTCACTTTCTGACTCCGCGGGGAGATGGCATGTACAGCCTGATCAACAAACTTGACTATCCGGATTATATATCGTTTCAGCATCTTGGTGAGATAGTCAATTTTGAGGAAGTTCCCAATCACGATCCGGAATGGGGAGAGTTATATGAAATATACGAACTTCATCCGGAAGGAAAAAAGACTATACTCGTAGTGAAAGTTGATACACTGACAGAATATAAAGAAAGTATGAACAAGACATTCCCTCTGGCGTTGCAGAAAGCTAAAGAAATAGCTGAACAGCCTTGA
- a CDS encoding M15 family metallopeptidase: MKKIIILSLFILGTLSCASIHTVQKLPDGFVYIHKLIPNIQYDIRYAGDHNFTGKKIKSYNKEVAILSKPAARALKNVQLELNRQGLGLKIFDAYRPQTAVDNFKEWALIIEDTLAKKEFYPDIDKKDLFQSGYIAEKSGHSRGSTVDLTIIYSKSKIELDMGSPFDYFGTASHHDYSDLTGRQKENRKILKTIMEKYGFKSYQKEWWHYTLKDEPYPNEYFNFPVE, from the coding sequence ATGAAAAAGATCATTATACTTAGTCTGTTTATTCTGGGAACCCTTTCCTGCGCCTCCATACATACTGTACAAAAACTTCCGGATGGTTTTGTTTATATCCACAAACTGATTCCCAATATTCAATACGACATTCGTTATGCAGGTGACCACAACTTTACAGGAAAAAAGATCAAAAGTTATAATAAAGAAGTAGCGATTCTTTCTAAGCCCGCAGCGCGGGCGCTGAAGAATGTTCAGCTGGAACTGAACAGACAAGGTCTAGGCCTCAAGATATTCGATGCTTACCGTCCTCAGACAGCAGTAGATAATTTTAAAGAATGGGCACTGATTATAGAAGATACGCTGGCTAAGAAAGAATTCTATCCGGATATTGACAAAAAAGACCTCTTCCAATCTGGATATATCGCCGAAAAATCAGGTCACAGCAGAGGCAGTACAGTAGACCTGACAATCATCTACAGCAAGAGTAAAATAGAACTGGATATGGGAAGTCCTTTTGACTATTTTGGAACAGCTTCCCATCATGACTATTCTGATCTTACAGGCAGACAGAAAGAAAATCGCAAAATTCTAAAAACAATAATGGAAAAATACGGTTTTAAATCTTACCAGAAAGAATGGTGGCATTATACCCTTAAAGACGAGCCTTATCCGAATGAATACTTCAACTTTCCGGTAGAATAG
- a CDS encoding valine--tRNA ligase: protein MSIAKTYNPKEAEEKWYSYWMNNGFFRSTPDEREPYTIVMPPPNVTGVLHMGHMLNNTIQDVLIRRARMQGKNACWVPGTDHASIATETKVVAMLKEQGIDKKSISREDFLKYAWEWKEKYGGIILKQLEKLGASCDWERTKFTMDPELSEAVLDTFIKFYKEGYIYRGVRMVNWDPQGKTALSDEEVIRKEVNQKLYYIRYKVKDSDEYVVIATTRPETIMADSAICINPHDERYQHLKGKTILVPLVNREIPIIEDEYVDMEFGTGCLKVTPAHDLNDYELGQKHNLEVIDILNDDGTLNEKAIILIGEDRFIARKKVAKLLEEVDQIEKIDDYKSQVGFSERTDAAIEPKLSMQWFCKMDELAKPALDYVISGEVNLIPDKFTASYKHWMENVKDWCISRQLWWGQRIPAWYNDKNEWVVAKTEEEAIQEFTNQGKSAAGIRQEDDVLDTWFSSGLWPMSVFDGVRNPENEDFNYYYPTNDLVTAPEILFFWVARMMIMGHHYTGKAPFKNVYLTGIVRDKLGRKMSKSLGNSPDPIELMEQYGTDGVRVGMLLSSPAGNDLMFDVSYCEQGRNFANKIWNAFRLVKGWEISNEPAPEADRTSAAWFDARFNQALVEIEEHFASYRLSDALMATYKLIWDDFCAWYLELIKPAYGSPIPAETFETVKAFFQRVLTLAHPFMPFLTEELWHDELFGTREANDCCIVAEYPKTEAFDETLIKEFNTVKQVISEVRNVRNTKQISPKVALPLAINANDIDFRKYEDSIIKLANISELTFVKEKIAGAVSFLAGRDECYIAMENNIDVDAERERIGKEIEYLKGFLISVDKKLSNERFVQNAKPEVVQNEQNKKDDAQTKIKILEESLANLG, encoded by the coding sequence ATGAGTATAGCGAAAACTTACAATCCTAAAGAAGCTGAAGAAAAATGGTACAGCTATTGGATGAATAACGGATTCTTCCGTTCGACTCCAGATGAACGTGAACCGTATACAATCGTAATGCCTCCTCCCAATGTTACCGGAGTTTTACACATGGGTCATATGTTGAATAATACGATTCAGGATGTGTTGATCCGTCGCGCACGTATGCAAGGTAAAAATGCATGCTGGGTACCGGGAACAGATCATGCATCTATTGCTACGGAAACTAAAGTCGTCGCTATGCTTAAAGAACAGGGTATTGATAAAAAATCAATCAGCAGAGAAGATTTTTTGAAATATGCCTGGGAATGGAAAGAAAAATATGGTGGCATCATCCTGAAGCAACTGGAAAAGCTGGGAGCATCATGCGATTGGGAACGTACTAAATTCACAATGGACCCTGAGCTTTCTGAAGCTGTATTAGACACCTTCATCAAATTCTATAAAGAAGGATATATCTATCGTGGGGTACGTATGGTCAACTGGGATCCTCAGGGAAAAACGGCGTTGTCTGACGAAGAAGTAATCCGCAAAGAGGTTAACCAAAAACTATACTATATACGCTATAAGGTAAAAGATTCAGACGAGTACGTAGTCATTGCGACCACACGTCCTGAAACGATCATGGCCGATTCAGCAATATGTATCAATCCCCATGATGAACGTTACCAGCATTTAAAAGGAAAAACAATACTCGTCCCACTGGTAAACCGTGAGATACCCATCATCGAAGATGAATATGTAGATATGGAATTCGGTACAGGCTGTTTAAAAGTAACACCTGCACACGATCTTAATGACTATGAACTTGGACAAAAGCACAATCTTGAGGTAATAGATATCCTGAATGATGATGGTACGCTCAACGAAAAAGCAATTATCCTAATTGGTGAAGATCGCTTCATTGCCCGTAAAAAAGTAGCAAAACTACTGGAAGAGGTGGATCAGATCGAAAAAATAGATGATTATAAATCACAGGTCGGATTTTCAGAACGTACTGATGCTGCCATAGAACCTAAGCTATCTATGCAATGGTTCTGCAAAATGGATGAATTAGCTAAACCGGCATTAGACTATGTTATCAGTGGAGAAGTGAATCTTATACCGGACAAGTTTACAGCCAGCTACAAACACTGGATGGAGAATGTCAAAGACTGGTGTATCTCCCGTCAGTTGTGGTGGGGACAACGTATTCCGGCCTGGTATAACGACAAAAATGAATGGGTAGTTGCAAAAACAGAGGAAGAAGCCATTCAGGAATTTACAAATCAAGGTAAATCAGCAGCTGGTATACGCCAGGAAGATGATGTACTGGACACCTGGTTCTCTTCCGGTCTGTGGCCTATGTCTGTATTTGACGGTGTACGTAATCCTGAAAACGAAGATTTCAACTATTACTATCCGACCAATGATCTGGTAACGGCACCCGAGATTTTATTTTTCTGGGTAGCACGTATGATGATCATGGGGCATCATTATACGGGAAAAGCACCTTTCAAAAACGTATATCTGACCGGAATTGTACGCGATAAACTGGGTCGTAAAATGTCTAAATCACTGGGCAATTCTCCGGATCCTATCGAACTGATGGAACAATATGGCACTGACGGAGTACGTGTAGGGATGCTCCTGTCCTCTCCTGCCGGAAATGATCTGATGTTTGACGTGTCCTACTGTGAACAAGGACGTAATTTTGCAAATAAGATCTGGAATGCATTCCGTCTGGTAAAAGGATGGGAAATCTCAAATGAACCCGCACCGGAAGCTGACAGAACTTCTGCGGCATGGTTTGATGCCAGATTCAATCAGGCACTGGTAGAAATCGAAGAACACTTTGCCAGCTACAGATTGTCAGACGCTTTGATGGCGACATACAAACTCATCTGGGATGATTTCTGCGCATGGTACCTGGAGCTGATCAAACCCGCTTACGGATCGCCGATTCCTGCTGAAACATTTGAAACTGTAAAAGCTTTCTTCCAGCGTGTATTAACACTGGCGCATCCGTTTATGCCATTCCTGACAGAAGAACTATGGCATGACGAACTATTCGGCACACGTGAAGCTAACGACTGCTGTATCGTCGCAGAATACCCAAAAACGGAAGCTTTTGATGAAACACTTATCAAAGAATTCAACACCGTAAAACAAGTTATATCTGAGGTAAGAAATGTACGTAATACCAAGCAGATCTCACCGAAAGTAGCTTTGCCACTGGCAATAAATGCAAATGATATCGATTTCAGGAAATACGAGGACAGCATTATCAAGCTGGCAAATATATCCGAACTGACATTTGTAAAAGAAAAGATCGCTGGTGCTGTCAGTTTTCTGGCAGGACGTGATGAGTGTTATATTGCAATGGAAAACAATATCGATGTGGATGCAGAGCGTGAACGTATCGGCAAAGAAATTGAATACCTTAAAGGTTTCCTGATCTCAGTAGACAAAAAACTCTCTAATGAACGTTTTGTCCAAAATGCAAAACCTGAAGTTGTTCAGAATGAACAAAATAAGAAGGATGATGCACAAACGAAAATCAAAATCCTGGAAGAAAGTCTCGCTAATCTAGGCTAA